The Prevotella sp. oral taxon 299 str. F0039 genome has a segment encoding these proteins:
- a CDS encoding D-alanine--D-alanine ligase, which produces MTQKRNIAIVCGGYSSEHEVSLRSAQGIYSFFDKERYNVYIVEISKESWWVNVEENQQLPIDKNNFSFELNGNKVVFDYAYITIHGTPGENGLLQGYFDMIQLPYSTSGVLVEAMTFNKFVLNNYLRGFGYNVAKSMVVYKDEAHKISAEKIESELGMPCFIKPAADGSSFGVSKVKSKSDIPAALELAFNESNEVMIESFLQGTEISIGCYATKEGLVSLPATEVVTENEFFDYNAKYNGQVQEITPARLHPDTAERVANEVKEIYSLLRCNGIIRIDYIISKDSNGKDVLNLLEINTTPGMTATSFIPQQVRAAGLNMTDVLTNIVERQF; this is translated from the coding sequence ATGACTCAAAAAAGAAATATTGCCATTGTATGTGGTGGCTACTCATCAGAACACGAGGTATCTTTACGCTCGGCACAAGGAATTTATTCGTTCTTCGATAAAGAGCGTTACAATGTTTATATTGTAGAAATTAGTAAAGAATCGTGGTGGGTGAATGTTGAAGAGAATCAACAACTGCCAATTGATAAAAATAACTTCTCTTTTGAGTTGAATGGCAATAAGGTCGTCTTCGATTATGCTTATATCACTATTCACGGCACCCCTGGCGAGAATGGACTACTTCAAGGCTACTTTGATATGATTCAATTGCCTTATTCTACATCTGGAGTTTTGGTAGAAGCAATGACCTTTAACAAGTTTGTTTTGAACAATTACCTTCGTGGTTTTGGCTATAATGTGGCTAAAAGTATGGTAGTTTACAAAGACGAGGCACATAAAATAAGCGCAGAAAAGATTGAGAGTGAACTTGGAATGCCTTGCTTTATTAAGCCAGCAGCCGATGGTTCGAGCTTTGGAGTATCGAAAGTGAAAAGCAAAAGCGATATTCCTGCAGCCTTAGAGCTTGCCTTTAACGAAAGCAATGAGGTGATGATAGAAAGTTTTTTACAAGGAACTGAAATCTCAATAGGCTGCTATGCCACTAAAGAAGGATTGGTTTCGCTTCCTGCAACCGAAGTAGTTACAGAAAATGAGTTCTTCGATTACAACGCAAAATATAACGGACAAGTACAAGAAATCACCCCTGCTCGCCTTCATCCAGACACTGCAGAGCGTGTAGCTAATGAGGTAAAAGAAATCTATTCGTTATTGCGTTGCAACGGAATTATACGTATCGACTACATCATTAGTAAAGATTCTAACGGCAAGGATGTTCTAAACCTATTAGAAATCAACACCACTCCTGGTATGACTGCAACAAGTTTCATTCCTCAACAGGTTCGTGCTGCAGGCTTAAATATGACCGATGTGCTTACAAACATCGTTGAACGTCAATTCTAA
- a CDS encoding 1-acyl-sn-glycerol-3-phosphate acyltransferase has product MMIPEEFKDIRPFEPEELPEAIDRLFSSEQFRSILPYIFPEIPVETLHQKMKEVKNSMEFQRVFSYKFVYWVLNKTAKSVSFNSDAIDKSKNFTFLSNHRDIVLDSAILDVLLIDAGFDTSCEIAIGDNLLSLPWVKDLVRINKSFIVERGLPPRQMLIASKRLSNYMHFVITNKNENIWIAQREGRAKDSNDRTQEALLKMLTIGGEGSLADKLKEMHIVPLAISYEYDPCDYLKAMEFQLKRDNPEYKKSAQDDIISMQTGIMGYKGRIHYHSVGCIDSFLESLDSELSKNDFYAIVAQHIDQQIHANYRLYANNYIALDLLENNNQYSNYYTHEEKQTFEDYITGQLNKIQIENKDEAYLRERILTMYANPAINHFKAI; this is encoded by the coding sequence ATGATGATACCTGAAGAATTTAAAGACATACGCCCTTTCGAGCCAGAAGAATTGCCCGAGGCGATTGATAGGCTATTTAGTAGCGAGCAATTTCGCTCTATTTTGCCTTATATCTTCCCTGAAATACCCGTTGAAACGCTTCATCAAAAGATGAAAGAAGTAAAAAATAGTATGGAATTTCAACGTGTTTTTAGTTATAAGTTTGTTTATTGGGTACTCAATAAAACGGCTAAATCGGTTTCATTTAACAGCGATGCGATAGATAAAAGTAAAAATTTTACTTTCTTAAGTAACCATCGTGACATTGTATTAGATTCGGCAATTCTCGACGTTCTACTAATAGATGCAGGATTTGACACATCGTGTGAGATTGCAATTGGCGACAACTTATTGTCTCTTCCGTGGGTAAAAGACCTTGTAAGAATTAACAAATCGTTCATTGTTGAGCGTGGTTTGCCCCCTCGTCAGATGCTCATTGCCAGCAAACGCCTATCTAACTACATGCATTTTGTGATCACTAACAAAAACGAAAACATTTGGATTGCGCAACGAGAGGGCAGAGCAAAAGACTCAAACGACCGCACTCAAGAGGCTCTTTTGAAAATGCTTACCATTGGTGGAGAAGGCTCTTTGGCTGATAAACTAAAGGAAATGCACATCGTTCCCTTAGCTATTTCGTACGAATACGACCCCTGCGACTATCTAAAGGCAATGGAGTTTCAGTTAAAGAGAGACAATCCTGAGTATAAAAAAAGTGCTCAAGACGATATCATAAGTATGCAAACGGGCATCATGGGATATAAAGGTCGCATTCATTATCACAGTGTAGGGTGTATTGACTCGTTTCTTGAATCGCTCGACAGCGAACTTTCTAAGAACGATTTTTATGCAATTGTGGCGCAACATATCGATCAACAAATACATGCAAACTATCGTTTGTATGCTAATAACTATATTGCTCTCGACCTATTAGAGAACAATAACCAATATAGTAACTATTACACACACGAAGAAAAGCAAACTTTCGAAGACTATATCACTGGTCAATTGAACAAAATTCAAATCGAAAACAAAGATGAAGCTTATCTTCGTGAGCGTATATTAACAATGTATGCCAACCCAGCAATTAATCATTTTAAAGCTATATGA
- a CDS encoding pitrilysin family protein: MTHQTHTFTNGLRLVCVPHSSQIVYCGYYIKAGTRDELSNEEGLAHFCEHMSFKGTAKRSARNIINSLEQYGGDLNAFTTKETTVYHAAILSKHIYKAVEVLTDMVFNSVYPQKEIAKEVEVICDEIESYNDSPSELIYDYFEQELFGCAALGHNILGKAENVRQFTTADAQRFTQRMYQPNNMVFFVYGDVDFKRLVQQLNKLTSAFPEATPRLQREMLLPNDILKTTSVEGTQKVIKRNTHQCHVMIGAKSFSVYNKQRVVLYLLNNILGGPGMNARFSIALREKRGLVYSVDSSMVCYSDVGVWSVYFGCDPHDLKKCIALVKKEMQRLCDSMLTTKQIASAKQQLKGQIAVSCDSRESFALDFSKAFLYFNEVKSIDDLFTEIDAITPQEIINVSREIFDSNRLFTLILE, translated from the coding sequence ATGACACATCAAACGCATACATTTACCAACGGATTACGCCTGGTTTGCGTCCCCCATTCATCACAAATTGTGTATTGTGGATATTACATTAAAGCAGGAACAAGAGATGAGTTGAGCAACGAAGAGGGCTTAGCACATTTCTGTGAACATATGTCTTTCAAAGGCACAGCAAAGCGTTCGGCACGTAACATCATCAATAGTTTGGAACAATATGGTGGCGATTTAAATGCTTTTACAACCAAAGAAACAACCGTTTATCATGCAGCAATATTGTCGAAGCATATTTATAAGGCTGTAGAAGTGCTTACCGATATGGTGTTTAACAGCGTTTATCCACAAAAAGAGATTGCAAAAGAGGTTGAAGTGATTTGCGATGAGATAGAGAGCTATAACGATTCGCCCTCTGAACTCATTTATGATTATTTCGAACAAGAACTCTTTGGCTGTGCAGCTTTGGGTCATAATATTTTAGGAAAGGCAGAGAATGTACGACAATTCACCACTGCCGATGCTCAAAGATTTACACAACGAATGTATCAACCCAATAATATGGTGTTCTTTGTGTATGGAGATGTTGATTTTAAACGATTGGTTCAGCAACTCAATAAGCTAACCAGTGCTTTCCCAGAAGCCACTCCTCGTTTGCAAAGAGAGATGCTCTTACCTAACGATATATTAAAGACAACGAGCGTCGAAGGCACTCAAAAGGTGATAAAACGCAACACGCACCAATGCCATGTCATGATAGGTGCCAAGTCGTTTAGCGTGTATAACAAGCAACGTGTGGTACTTTATTTGTTGAATAACATATTAGGTGGGCCAGGAATGAACGCTCGTTTCTCTATTGCTTTGCGTGAAAAACGAGGCTTAGTGTATAGTGTCGATAGCTCGATGGTGTGTTATAGCGATGTAGGAGTGTGGAGTGTGTACTTTGGTTGCGACCCTCACGACCTTAAAAAATGCATCGCCTTGGTGAAAAAAGAAATGCAACGCCTGTGCGATAGCATGCTTACAACCAAGCAAATAGCCAGCGCAAAGCAACAGTTAAAGGGGCAAATTGCAGTGTCATGTGATAGTAGAGAGAGCTTTGCACTCGACTTTTCAAAAGCCTTTCTCTATTTCAATGAGGTGAAATCTATCGACGATTTGTTTACCGAAATAGATGCTATTACACCTCAAGAGATCATAAATGTTTCGAGAGAAATATTCGATTCCAATCGCTTATTCACCCTCATTCTAGAATAA
- a CDS encoding glycosyltransferase: MKVYFYHTQDIQHILQQIEKQEFPPHFLYGATLFSKHGVDVVWHKSKLNQSRWKMMVRTTWRILTCKESFDAVYATHYRGLELIVFLRALHLFRKPVIVWHHQPIIKSPSKWREWLGKLFYKGFDELFFFSQKLVNDSCKTAKYPPQKMHLGHWGADLKFYDSIRHQTQRTKGFISTGKELRDMPTLIKAFNATNAPLDIYINEQNGDVNYNKVFANLTLNDNIKVHQWNRLAPYELALEVNKANCVVICCQESKYTVGLTTVVEALALGLPIICSRNPQIPIDFDKDGCGISVPYYDVENWTKAIDYITQNPTEATAMGARGRALAEREYNNEKCAEVVTQVIKKYDKKA; this comes from the coding sequence ATGAAGGTATATTTCTATCACACACAAGACATTCAACACATTCTGCAACAGATTGAAAAGCAAGAGTTTCCACCACATTTTTTATATGGTGCAACGCTCTTTTCAAAGCACGGAGTTGATGTGGTGTGGCATAAAAGCAAGCTCAACCAAAGTCGTTGGAAGATGATGGTGCGCACCACATGGCGCATACTCACTTGCAAAGAATCGTTCGATGCAGTTTATGCAACACATTATCGTGGATTAGAACTAATTGTTTTCTTGCGAGCACTTCATCTTTTTCGCAAGCCAGTGATTGTTTGGCACCATCAACCCATCATCAAATCGCCCTCAAAGTGGCGTGAGTGGTTGGGCAAATTGTTTTATAAAGGATTCGACGAGTTGTTCTTTTTCTCTCAAAAATTGGTGAACGACTCATGCAAAACAGCCAAATATCCACCTCAAAAGATGCACTTAGGACATTGGGGAGCCGACCTAAAGTTCTACGATTCTATTCGTCATCAAACCCAACGCACAAAGGGTTTCATTTCAACTGGTAAAGAATTGCGAGACATGCCCACTCTTATCAAGGCCTTTAACGCCACCAATGCTCCGTTAGACATTTATATTAACGAGCAGAATGGTGATGTAAATTATAATAAGGTGTTTGCCAATTTAACGCTCAACGATAATATTAAGGTGCATCAATGGAACCGATTAGCACCCTATGAGCTTGCCCTTGAGGTGAATAAAGCCAATTGTGTGGTGATATGTTGCCAAGAATCGAAATACACGGTAGGCTTAACTACGGTGGTAGAAGCACTTGCTTTGGGCTTACCTATTATTTGTAGTCGCAACCCTCAGATACCAATCGACTTTGATAAAGACGGCTGTGGCATCTCAGTTCCTTACTATGATGTAGAAAATTGGACAAAAGCTATTGATTATATCACCCAAAATCCAACCGAAGCTACAGCAATGGGAGCACGTGGAAGAGCTCTTGCTGAACGTGAATATAACAACGAAAAATGCGCTGAAGTAGTTACTCAGGTGATTAAGAAATACGATAAAAAAGCATAA
- a CDS encoding lipopolysaccharide biosynthesis protein produces the protein MVTLKEKTTKGLLWGGMNNAVQQLVGLIFGIILGRILFTEDYGMMAMISIFSLIATTLQNSGFTTAIANLKAPTSAHYNAVFWFNIIMGVSLYLLLFFCAPLIGDYYHNDKLVPLCRYAFLSIVIASFGTAQSAFLFKNMMAEQQAKAGMIAVLLSSITGVVMAYNGMAYWSLATQGLVYVLINTLIVWYFSPWRPTLKNINFSPLRSMFKFSFKILATSITTHVNNNILNIMLGHYFSSHATGIYNQAYQWNSKCFMLAQNMVNQVAQPMLVDLKDEENRQLLAFRKLMRFTSFVSFPLLLGFGMVAKEFIVVSITAKWLDSAELIQILCFSGATIPLSTLLSNMIISKGKSNIYFYCTFGLGVVQIIIMSLLWIYGIRVMVIAYTLLNIAWLFVWFFFTNRLTSYSLWNFLKDVVPFGATALVMAVIAYCLTASLHNPWLLIASRLIIACTLYVMALKLMHAQILNESIAFLRSKILKK, from the coding sequence ATGGTGACATTAAAAGAGAAAACGACTAAAGGTTTGTTATGGGGCGGTATGAATAATGCCGTTCAACAGCTCGTAGGATTAATCTTCGGAATAATCTTAGGCAGAATTCTTTTTACCGAAGACTATGGCATGATGGCAATGATTAGTATTTTTTCGCTCATTGCAACCACTCTACAAAACAGCGGATTCACCACTGCTATTGCCAATCTTAAAGCCCCAACGTCGGCTCACTACAATGCTGTTTTCTGGTTTAACATCATTATGGGTGTTTCGCTTTACCTGTTGTTGTTTTTCTGCGCGCCTCTTATTGGCGACTACTATCATAATGATAAGCTCGTTCCTTTGTGTAGATATGCTTTTTTGAGTATTGTCATTGCATCGTTTGGAACAGCTCAATCGGCGTTTCTTTTTAAAAATATGATGGCAGAACAGCAGGCAAAAGCTGGAATGATTGCAGTACTGTTGTCTAGCATAACGGGTGTGGTGATGGCTTATAATGGTATGGCTTATTGGTCGTTAGCAACGCAAGGGTTGGTTTATGTGCTGATTAATACGCTCATTGTGTGGTACTTTTCTCCTTGGCGTCCAACGTTGAAGAATATCAATTTTTCGCCACTTCGCAGTATGTTTAAATTCTCTTTTAAAATACTTGCAACCTCAATTACCACCCATGTCAATAATAATATCTTGAACATTATGCTTGGTCACTACTTTAGTTCACACGCAACGGGAATCTATAACCAAGCTTATCAATGGAACTCTAAGTGTTTTATGTTGGCGCAAAACATGGTGAACCAAGTGGCTCAGCCCATGCTTGTAGATTTAAAAGATGAAGAAAACCGCCAACTTCTTGCCTTTCGTAAGCTAATGCGCTTCACTTCTTTTGTGTCGTTTCCACTTCTTTTAGGTTTCGGAATGGTGGCAAAAGAATTTATTGTGGTATCGATTACGGCAAAATGGCTCGATAGTGCCGAGCTAATTCAAATTCTTTGCTTTAGCGGAGCGACCATTCCTTTATCAACATTGTTGTCGAACATGATTATCAGTAAGGGCAAATCGAATATCTATTTTTATTGCACTTTCGGATTAGGAGTGGTTCAAATCATCATTATGAGTTTGCTTTGGATATATGGAATACGTGTAATGGTGATTGCATATACCTTATTAAACATCGCATGGTTATTTGTTTGGTTCTTCTTTACCAATCGTTTAACCAGCTATTCGCTTTGGAACTTCTTGAAGGATGTAGTGCCCTTTGGCGCAACGGCATTGGTTATGGCTGTTATTGCCTATTGTTTAACCGCCTCGTTGCACAATCCTTGGTTGCTCATTGCAAGTAGATTGATAATTGCATGCACGCTTTATGTGATGGCATTGAAGCTTATGCACGCTCAAATATTGAACGAGAGCATTGCATTTCTTCGCTCAAAAATATTGAAAAAGTAA
- a CDS encoding phosphorylcholine transferase LicD — protein MKRTYTKEELQALHRELYDIFCETIRVCEEHNIRYFLIGGTAIGALYDEAILPWDDDIDIGMTRDQYNRFLEVAPTALGEQYFLSYYETDPKTPYYFAKVRKNGTLFKEETFSEIAMHQGIFIDVFPFDKIPDNALLQKVHRGVVNFLKCCLLGTEIWMWKYFGTPKVQNPSNRNILACFFTRVVCSLVPKKYIYKSMVKAQSAFNATRATYYNNTTTTTDKIEVQATNDLVKVPFGPLQATVTRELERFLRFNFPKLHRFSKEEQAQISNHCPQKLVFSHNNEELPNK, from the coding sequence ATGAAACGTACCTATACAAAAGAAGAATTGCAGGCTTTGCACCGAGAACTATACGATATTTTTTGTGAAACGATAAGAGTTTGCGAAGAACACAATATTCGTTACTTCCTAATAGGAGGCACGGCGATAGGTGCTTTGTATGATGAAGCGATTCTTCCATGGGACGATGATATCGATATTGGTATGACTCGAGATCAATATAACAGGTTCTTAGAAGTTGCACCCACTGCTCTTGGCGAACAATATTTCTTGTCTTATTACGAAACAGACCCTAAAACGCCTTATTACTTTGCAAAAGTTAGGAAAAATGGAACGCTTTTTAAAGAGGAAACTTTTAGCGAAATAGCCATGCATCAAGGTATATTTATCGACGTGTTTCCATTCGATAAAATTCCAGATAATGCCCTGTTGCAAAAGGTGCATCGTGGAGTTGTGAACTTTTTGAAGTGCTGTTTGTTAGGAACAGAGATATGGATGTGGAAATATTTTGGTACTCCTAAGGTGCAGAATCCAAGTAATCGCAATATTTTGGCATGTTTTTTTACTCGTGTGGTATGTAGTCTTGTTCCTAAAAAATATATCTATAAGAGTATGGTAAAGGCTCAAAGTGCTTTTAATGCAACTCGTGCTACCTATTATAATAATACCACCACGACGACAGATAAAATCGAAGTGCAGGCAACAAACGATTTAGTGAAAGTGCCATTTGGTCCTTTACAGGCTACTGTGACACGAGAATTAGAACGTTTTTTACGTTTTAATTTCCCTAAATTACATCGTTTTAGCAAAGAAGAACAAGCGCAGATAAGTAATCATTGTCCCCAGAAATTAGTATTCTCTCATAATAATGAAGAGCTACCAAACAAGTAA
- a CDS encoding DNA topoisomerase IV subunit B, with the protein MQSDKENIKDNISMVDQVKYTDDNIRHLSDMEHVRTRPGMYIGRLGDGSLPEDGIYVLLKEVVDNSIDEFKMNAGRRIEIDITENASVSVRDYGRGIPQGKLIEAVSVLNTGGKYDSKAFKKSVGLNGVGIKAVNALSKRFEVRSYRDGKVRTAIFERGILQSDKTTKTTDENGTFIFFEPDNQLFLNYRFHDDIIETMLRNYTYLNTGLAIMYNGRRIMSRNGLADLLTDTMTTDGLYPIIHIIGEDIEIAFTHTNQYGEEYHSFVNGQHTTQGGTHQTAFKEHIAKTIKEFSGKNFEYGDIRNGLVAAIAINVEEPMFESQTKIKLGSTTMSPNDGVSINKYIGDFVKTEVDNYLHKHADIAETMLAKIQESERERKSMAGVTKLARERAKKANLHNRKLRDCRIHYSDGKNNDKEKSCIFITEGDSASGSITKSRDVNTQAVFSLRGKPLNSFGLTKKVVYENEEFNLLQAALDIEEGLDSLRYNKVIVATDADVDGMHIRLLIITFFLQFFPELIKKGHVYVLQTPLFRVRNKKTKIKNKAVLEENGNKQKQGDKKNDFITRYCYTEEERIKAIDELGPSPEITRFKGLGEISPDEFVHFIGPEMRLEQVTLHKTDQVQKLLEYYMGKNTMERQNFIIDNLLVEEDVVEDDKEE; encoded by the coding sequence ATGCAGAGTGATAAGGAAAATATTAAAGACAATATCAGCATGGTAGATCAAGTAAAATATACCGATGACAACATCAGACACTTATCGGACATGGAGCATGTACGCACCCGTCCCGGTATGTATATTGGTAGATTGGGTGACGGTTCGTTACCAGAAGACGGTATATATGTATTACTTAAGGAAGTCGTTGATAACTCAATCGACGAGTTTAAGATGAATGCTGGTCGTCGAATAGAAATAGATATCACAGAAAATGCAAGCGTCTCGGTTAGAGATTATGGTCGAGGTATCCCTCAAGGAAAGCTAATCGAAGCCGTAAGTGTATTGAATACTGGTGGAAAATACGACTCCAAGGCTTTCAAAAAGAGTGTAGGTCTGAACGGAGTCGGCATAAAAGCGGTCAATGCGCTAAGCAAACGCTTTGAAGTTCGTTCGTATAGAGATGGCAAAGTGCGTACAGCTATATTTGAACGAGGTATTCTTCAAAGCGATAAAACTACAAAAACTACAGACGAAAACGGAACTTTTATATTCTTTGAACCCGATAATCAACTGTTTCTAAACTATCGTTTTCACGACGATATCATAGAAACAATGTTGAGAAACTATACCTATCTCAATACAGGACTTGCCATTATGTATAATGGAAGACGCATAATGAGTCGTAATGGACTTGCGGATCTTCTTACAGATACAATGACTACAGATGGTCTTTATCCCATTATACACATCATTGGCGAAGATATTGAGATCGCATTTACTCATACTAACCAGTATGGAGAAGAGTATCACTCGTTCGTTAACGGACAACATACAACCCAAGGAGGTACTCATCAAACAGCATTTAAAGAGCATATTGCGAAGACCATCAAAGAGTTTTCGGGCAAAAACTTCGAATATGGCGATATAAGAAACGGCTTAGTGGCAGCCATTGCCATTAATGTTGAAGAGCCAATGTTCGAAAGTCAGACCAAAATTAAATTGGGTTCGACAACCATGAGCCCTAATGATGGTGTGAGCATCAATAAATATATTGGTGATTTTGTTAAGACAGAAGTAGACAATTATCTGCATAAACATGCCGATATTGCCGAAACAATGCTTGCAAAGATACAAGAAAGCGAACGTGAACGCAAGTCAATGGCAGGCGTAACAAAGCTTGCAAGGGAGCGAGCAAAGAAGGCAAATCTGCACAATCGCAAGCTTCGTGACTGCCGAATTCATTATAGTGATGGCAAAAATAACGATAAAGAGAAAAGCTGTATCTTTATAACTGAGGGAGATTCTGCGAGTGGAAGTATCACAAAAAGCCGTGATGTCAATACTCAAGCGGTATTCTCTTTGCGTGGAAAGCCCCTTAACTCGTTTGGATTAACTAAGAAGGTGGTTTACGAAAACGAAGAGTTTAACTTGCTACAAGCGGCTCTTGACATTGAAGAAGGACTCGATTCTCTTCGCTATAACAAAGTTATTGTGGCTACCGATGCTGATGTTGACGGTATGCATATCAGACTTTTAATCATCACTTTCTTCTTGCAATTCTTCCCAGAACTAATCAAAAAGGGACACGTTTATGTGCTACAAACACCCTTATTCCGTGTTAGAAACAAGAAAACAAAGATTAAAAATAAAGCCGTTTTAGAAGAGAATGGCAATAAACAAAAGCAAGGTGACAAGAAAAACGACTTCATAACACGTTATTGTTACACTGAAGAAGAGCGTATAAAGGCGATAGATGAACTTGGACCTTCACCCGAAATCACTCGATTTAAAGGTCTTGGTGAGATCTCACCAGATGAGTTTGTACACTTTATAGGACCCGAAATGCGCCTCGAACAAGTTACTCTTCATAAGACAGATCAAGTGCAAAAGCTCTTAGAATACTACATGGGAAAGAACACAATGGAGCGTCAAAACTTCATTATTGATAACCTTTTGGTAGAAGAAGATGTAGTGGAGGACGACAAAGAGGAATAA
- a CDS encoding FecR family protein — MDKRIFKYLAGELSKEEKERFVHDVNTNELLRHDVESAMKMEALMNMVLRSSDKNVQYTSFRGANKKETDKYPEIKKINWWRYIAAVLVGAVMCYLYLDKVSFDKTQVAMQTLTVPVGQRAKLILPDGTEVWANSGSKVTYPSMFGQERNVKVEGEALFYVAKDPEHPFIVTANNHCVKALGTIFNVEAYKDKESIVTLIEGSVKVYEVNKEESGVVLQPNYKLVCNGTLMSVEVANSDVIEWKDGMIVFTKQSMAEIIGVLQKRFNVTIKVKNNAINDFVYSGKFRQDDGVETILNVISRVHHFKIEHQKAQQTIYLSMP; from the coding sequence ATGGACAAACGAATATTTAAATATTTAGCAGGCGAACTATCGAAAGAGGAGAAAGAGCGTTTTGTGCACGATGTTAACACCAATGAGTTGCTAAGGCACGATGTCGAAAGCGCAATGAAGATGGAGGCTTTGATGAATATGGTTCTTCGTTCTAGCGATAAAAACGTTCAATATACTTCATTTAGAGGTGCAAACAAAAAAGAAACAGATAAATATCCTGAAATAAAAAAGATCAATTGGTGGCGTTATATTGCTGCCGTTTTGGTGGGTGCGGTGATGTGTTATCTTTATCTAGATAAAGTTTCGTTTGATAAAACACAAGTTGCCATGCAAACATTAACTGTTCCTGTAGGACAAAGAGCAAAACTTATTTTGCCCGATGGTACAGAAGTGTGGGCTAATTCTGGCTCAAAAGTAACTTATCCTTCAATGTTTGGTCAAGAGCGAAATGTGAAAGTAGAGGGCGAAGCCTTGTTTTATGTTGCCAAAGACCCTGAACATCCATTTATTGTTACAGCAAATAATCATTGTGTAAAAGCTCTCGGAACAATCTTTAATGTTGAGGCTTATAAAGACAAAGAAAGTATTGTTACCCTTATTGAAGGATCAGTTAAGGTGTATGAAGTGAATAAAGAAGAGAGTGGGGTGGTGCTTCAGCCTAATTATAAGCTAGTTTGCAACGGAACTTTGATGTCTGTTGAAGTTGCAAATAGTGATGTAATAGAATGGAAAGACGGTATGATTGTCTTTACAAAACAATCTATGGCAGAAATAATAGGAGTGCTTCAAAAGCGTTTCAATGTAACCATTAAGGTGAAAAACAATGCCATCAACGATTTTGTTTATAGCGGAAAATTCCGTCAAGACGATGGCGTTGAAACTATACTCAATGTAATTAGTAGGGTACATCACTTCAAAATCGAACATCAAAAGGCACAACAAACCATCTATTTAAGTATGCCTTAG